The following proteins are co-located in the Microbacterium immunditiarum genome:
- a CDS encoding TOBE domain-containing protein: MTSFKISEAARLLGVSDDTVRRWVDQGVLPVTDASPTEIPGEALAERAIELASAPRDPTDVLSSARNRFVGIVTRVQVDGVMAQVDIQAGPHRVVSLMSAEAVRELGLEVGSLAVASVKATHVVVETPKD, translated from the coding sequence GTGACGAGCTTCAAGATCTCCGAGGCCGCCCGACTGCTCGGAGTGAGCGACGACACGGTGCGCCGCTGGGTCGACCAGGGCGTCCTGCCCGTGACCGACGCGAGCCCGACCGAGATCCCCGGCGAGGCGCTCGCGGAGCGCGCGATCGAGCTCGCGTCGGCGCCCCGCGACCCCACCGACGTGCTCTCGAGCGCGCGGAACCGGTTCGTCGGCATCGTCACGCGCGTGCAGGTCGACGGCGTCATGGCGCAGGTTGACATCCAGGCGGGGCCGCACCGTGTCGTGTCTCTGATGTCGGCCGAGGCCGTGCGCGAGCTCGGGCTCGAGGTCGGGTCGCTCGCTGTGGCATCCGTGAAGGCGACGCACGTCGTCGTCGAGACGCCGAAGGACTAA
- a CDS encoding SDR family oxidoreductase has translation MENVEGKVAVVTGGSSGIGRGIALAFARAGMTVVVTGRRQDHLDETVSEFAARGLEVTPLRVDVTDLQAMTDAAADVERRFGRIDVLVNNAGIGLTGPVAEATPSDWDWVIDVNVRGVGNGIQAFLPRIRAHGEGGHIVNTSSMAGLMPIVAGLYSMTKAAVIGLSEALHIELAPEGIGVSVYCPGPVHSNIASAVKNRPTQYGESGYTPPPDGFAEWSKTQPYMSAEEAGERVLQGVRRGDLFILTHPEFKAGVIDRHRTIEDAFPDEPVDEVRAAAIPFLTASPVYAPENRLPAPTAPSPVSRG, from the coding sequence ATGGAGAACGTCGAAGGCAAGGTCGCCGTCGTCACGGGCGGTTCGAGCGGCATCGGACGCGGCATCGCGCTCGCGTTCGCGCGCGCCGGCATGACGGTGGTCGTCACGGGCAGGCGCCAGGATCACCTCGACGAGACGGTGTCGGAGTTCGCGGCACGGGGTCTCGAGGTGACGCCGCTGCGGGTGGACGTCACGGATCTTCAGGCGATGACGGATGCCGCGGCCGACGTCGAACGCCGGTTCGGTCGCATCGACGTGCTCGTCAACAACGCGGGCATCGGGCTCACGGGACCGGTCGCGGAGGCGACCCCCAGCGACTGGGATTGGGTCATCGACGTCAACGTCCGGGGCGTCGGGAACGGCATCCAGGCGTTCCTGCCGCGTATCCGCGCGCACGGCGAGGGCGGTCACATCGTCAACACGTCGTCGATGGCGGGCCTCATGCCGATCGTGGCGGGGCTGTACTCGATGACGAAGGCCGCCGTGATCGGGCTGTCCGAAGCGCTGCACATCGAGCTCGCGCCCGAGGGCATCGGCGTGTCGGTGTACTGCCCCGGCCCCGTCCACAGCAACATCGCGAGCGCGGTCAAGAACCGGCCGACGCAGTACGGGGAGTCGGGCTACACGCCTCCGCCCGACGGGTTCGCGGAGTGGTCGAAGACTCAGCCCTATATGTCGGCCGAGGAGGCCGGCGAGCGCGTGCTGCAGGGCGTGCGGCGCGGGGACCTGTTCATCCTCACCCACCCCGAGTTCAAGGCGGGCGTCATCGACCGGCACCGCACGATCGAGGACGCCTTCCCCGACGAGCCCGTCGACGAGGTGCGCGCCGCCGCGATCCCGTTCCTCACGGCCTCGCCCGTGTACGCGCCGGAGAACCGGCTGCCGGCGCCGACGGCGCCTTCGCCGGTGTCGCGCGGGTGA
- a CDS encoding 3-oxoacid CoA-transferase subunit A, which yields MIDKFRDDLAEALDVVWSGATIAVGGFGSSGRPDALLNALSDLDKRDLHLYVNNVGDDFTGVGRLVREGRVRRITASFPILQEFYDDYFAGRIELELVPQGTLAERMRAGGAGVAAFYTPSSAGTMLSDGTFPLTYDGEGEPASFVPEKETREFHGRQHVLEYGINADFGLVKAQIGDRSGNLRFHLSARNFNPLAGMCGRVTFAEVEQLVATGDIGPDDIHLPGVFVDHIGMTSAPVPAH from the coding sequence GTGATCGACAAGTTCCGAGACGACCTCGCCGAGGCCCTGGACGTCGTCTGGTCGGGGGCCACGATCGCCGTCGGCGGCTTCGGAAGCTCCGGCCGGCCCGACGCGCTGCTGAACGCGCTGAGCGACCTCGACAAGCGGGATCTGCACCTCTACGTGAACAACGTCGGCGACGATTTCACGGGAGTCGGGCGGCTCGTGCGCGAGGGGCGCGTGCGCCGCATCACGGCGTCGTTCCCGATCCTCCAGGAGTTCTACGACGACTACTTCGCGGGTCGAATCGAGCTCGAGCTCGTCCCGCAGGGCACGCTCGCCGAGCGCATGCGGGCGGGAGGGGCCGGCGTCGCCGCGTTCTACACGCCCTCGAGCGCCGGGACGATGCTCTCCGACGGCACGTTCCCGCTCACGTACGACGGAGAGGGCGAGCCCGCGTCGTTCGTGCCCGAGAAGGAGACGCGCGAGTTCCACGGTCGCCAGCACGTGCTCGAGTACGGCATCAACGCCGACTTCGGGCTCGTGAAGGCGCAGATCGGCGACCGCAGCGGCAACCTGCGATTCCACCTCTCGGCCCGCAACTTCAACCCGCTCGCGGGCATGTGCGGGCGCGTGACGTTCGCCGAGGTCGAGCAGCTCGTCGCAACAGGCGACATCGGCCCCGACGACATCCATCTGCCCGGCGTGTTCGTGGACCACATCGGCATGACCTCGGCTCCCGTGCCGGCCCACTGA
- a CDS encoding ABC transporter permease, translated as MASALPDASPRRTARRSPDAGGFVPPILAVPAIVGLALLVVPLTALVARVDWTTLWADITSPEAVSALTLSFVTGLIATAVCVVLGVPMALAIARSGPRASAVLRAIVTVPLVLPPMVGGVALLFLFGRTGPIGAALDAWWGVRIPFTTAAVVLAQVFVALPFLVLALEGAIRTSGLEYERTAATLGARRWTILRRVTLPLAAPGLVAGVILCFARAIGEFGATALFAGNAPGVTQTMPLAIYTAFNGSGVGRGPAVALALLLLVTAIAVLLLVRAWRPGAQR; from the coding sequence ATGGCTTCGGCGCTCCCTGACGCCTCGCCGCGGAGAACGGCGAGGCGGTCGCCCGACGCGGGCGGGTTCGTGCCGCCCATCCTCGCGGTGCCCGCGATCGTCGGGCTCGCGCTGCTCGTGGTGCCCCTCACGGCGCTCGTGGCGCGGGTGGACTGGACGACCCTGTGGGCCGACATCACGTCGCCCGAGGCGGTCAGCGCGCTGACGCTATCTTTCGTGACCGGGCTCATCGCGACTGCCGTGTGCGTCGTGCTCGGGGTGCCGATGGCGCTCGCGATCGCGCGCAGCGGCCCGCGGGCATCTGCCGTCCTCCGTGCCATCGTCACGGTGCCGCTCGTGCTGCCGCCCATGGTCGGCGGTGTCGCGCTCCTGTTCCTGTTCGGGCGCACGGGTCCGATCGGCGCGGCGCTCGACGCGTGGTGGGGCGTCCGGATCCCCTTCACGACCGCCGCCGTCGTCCTCGCGCAGGTGTTCGTCGCACTGCCGTTCCTCGTGCTCGCCCTCGAGGGAGCGATCCGCACGTCAGGCCTCGAGTACGAGCGCACGGCCGCGACGCTCGGCGCCCGCCGCTGGACGATCCTGCGGCGCGTGACCCTCCCGCTCGCCGCACCGGGGCTCGTGGCCGGGGTCATCCTGTGCTTCGCCCGGGCGATTGGCGAGTTCGGTGCGACGGCGCTGTTCGCGGGCAACGCACCGGGGGTCACGCAGACGATGCCGCTCGCGATCTACACCGCCTTCAACGGCTCGGGAGTCGGACGCGGACCCGCGGTCGCCCTCGCCTTGCTGCTGCTCGTGACGGCGATCGCGGTGCTGCTGCTCGTGCGCGCGTGGCGGCCGGGGGCCCAGCGGTGA
- a CDS encoding NDMA-dependent alcohol dehydrogenase, with the protein MSLITRAAVCREPGQPWEITELELDDPKANEVRVKIYAAGMCHSDDHIQKGDAPMRMPVVGGHEGCGIVEAVGEGVTRVKPGDRVVFSFIPACGTCRYCATGRQNLCDAGKNAATGEFADGTFRFHQDGVDFGGLCVLGTFSQYAVVSEYSVVPVPDDLPFEVGAVIGCGVPTGWGSAVHLAGVKAGDTVVIYGSGGVGSNAVQGAAMAGAERVVVVDPVEFKREKAKEFGATHTFATAEEAHEFVVSSTWGELADHAIITVGILHDKVIHDAINVVGKTGQVTITAVGNGWIDENPGLLIGFQRRIQGGIYGGCSPLVDIPRLVSLYKSGQLKVEELITRRYKLEDVNQGYQDMLDGKNIRGVITLEH; encoded by the coding sequence ATGAGCCTGATCACACGCGCCGCCGTCTGTCGCGAACCCGGTCAGCCCTGGGAGATCACCGAGCTCGAGCTCGACGACCCCAAGGCGAACGAGGTCCGCGTCAAGATCTACGCCGCGGGCATGTGCCACTCCGACGACCACATCCAGAAGGGCGACGCCCCGATGCGGATGCCGGTGGTCGGCGGCCACGAGGGCTGCGGCATCGTCGAGGCCGTCGGCGAAGGCGTCACCCGCGTGAAGCCGGGCGATCGCGTGGTCTTCTCGTTCATCCCCGCGTGCGGCACCTGCCGGTATTGCGCCACGGGGCGGCAGAACCTGTGCGACGCGGGCAAGAACGCGGCGACGGGCGAGTTCGCCGACGGGACGTTCCGCTTCCACCAGGACGGCGTCGACTTCGGCGGCCTGTGCGTGCTCGGCACGTTCTCGCAGTACGCGGTCGTGTCGGAGTACTCGGTCGTGCCGGTGCCCGACGACCTGCCGTTCGAGGTCGGGGCGGTGATCGGATGCGGCGTCCCCACCGGCTGGGGATCGGCGGTGCACCTCGCCGGCGTCAAGGCGGGCGACACGGTCGTCATCTACGGCTCGGGCGGCGTCGGGTCCAACGCCGTGCAGGGCGCGGCGATGGCCGGCGCCGAGCGCGTCGTGGTCGTCGACCCCGTCGAGTTCAAGCGCGAGAAGGCGAAGGAGTTCGGCGCCACCCACACGTTCGCGACGGCGGAGGAGGCGCACGAGTTCGTCGTGAGCTCGACGTGGGGCGAGCTCGCCGACCACGCGATCATCACCGTCGGGATCCTCCACGACAAGGTCATCCACGATGCGATCAACGTCGTCGGCAAGACCGGCCAGGTCACGATCACCGCGGTCGGCAACGGCTGGATCGACGAGAACCCCGGCCTGCTCATCGGCTTCCAGCGGCGCATCCAGGGCGGCATCTACGGCGGATGCAGCCCGCTGGTCGACATCCCGCGCCTCGTGAGCCTCTACAAGAGCGGACAGCTCAAGGTCGAGGAGCTCATCACGCGCCGCTACAAGCTCGAGGACGTCAACCAGGGCTACCAGGACATGCTCGACGGCAAGAACATCCGCGGCGTCATCACGCTCGAACACTGA
- a CDS encoding sulfate/molybdate ABC transporter ATP-binding protein — MRTETDAATGGTLDAHVTVHRRDGFRLDVAIGASPGEVVAVMGPSGAGKSTLVAAIAGLVRLDAGFVRLDGREVASATRHVPPEQRGAVLLGQDARLFPHLSARDNVAFGLRARGVTRSVAARDADMWLERVGLGGWGGRRPSELSGGQQQRVALARALATHPRLLLLDEPLTSLDAETAGDVRALLHEQLTAVHATAVVVTHDAVDAAALARRLLVVEGGVVVQEGSVQRVLAAPATRFAAAVSGLNRVVGTARDGTWTSPDAALALHAADEHSRVEASADGVALAALVRPSSVHLGTVDDAPSVPGEWTAHVVRLEPTPAGVRVHTGDPAVAVDVAADTVAALGLDRGARVRLRVDPADVRFVRVSE; from the coding sequence GTGAGGACCGAGACGGATGCCGCGACCGGCGGCACCCTCGACGCGCACGTCACCGTGCACCGGCGGGACGGATTCCGCCTCGACGTCGCGATCGGGGCGTCGCCGGGCGAAGTCGTCGCGGTCATGGGCCCCAGCGGCGCCGGCAAGTCGACCCTCGTGGCCGCGATCGCGGGACTCGTCCGACTCGATGCGGGGTTCGTGCGGCTCGACGGGAGGGAGGTCGCATCGGCGACCCGGCACGTTCCGCCCGAGCAGCGGGGAGCGGTGCTGCTCGGTCAGGACGCGCGCCTGTTCCCGCACTTGAGCGCACGCGACAACGTCGCCTTCGGGCTGCGCGCCCGCGGGGTGACTCGATCCGTGGCTGCGCGCGACGCCGACATGTGGCTCGAGCGCGTCGGGCTCGGCGGGTGGGGCGGCCGACGGCCGTCCGAGCTGTCGGGCGGTCAGCAGCAGCGGGTCGCCCTCGCGCGGGCGCTCGCGACGCATCCGCGCCTTCTGCTGCTCGATGAGCCGCTCACGTCCCTCGACGCCGAGACCGCGGGAGACGTCCGCGCGCTCCTGCACGAACAGCTCACGGCGGTGCACGCAACGGCGGTCGTCGTGACGCATGACGCCGTCGACGCCGCCGCGCTCGCGCGCCGCCTGCTCGTCGTGGAGGGCGGCGTCGTCGTGCAGGAGGGTTCCGTGCAGCGTGTGCTCGCCGCTCCCGCGACGCGCTTCGCGGCGGCCGTGTCGGGGCTCAACCGCGTCGTGGGCACCGCGCGCGACGGCACATGGACGTCGCCCGACGCCGCGCTCGCGCTGCACGCCGCCGACGAGCACTCGCGCGTCGAGGCCTCCGCGGACGGCGTCGCGCTCGCCGCGCTCGTGCGCCCCTCGTCGGTGCACCTCGGCACCGTCGACGACGCGCCTTCGGTGCCGGGGGAGTGGACCGCGCACGTCGTGCGCCTCGAGCCCACACCGGCCGGGGTGCGCGTGCACACGGGCGATCCGGCCGTCGCGGTCGACGTCGCCGCCGACACGGTCGCGGCGCTCGGGCTCGACCGTGGAGCGCGCGTGCGACTGCGCGTTGACCCCGCCGACGTGCGGTTCGTGCGCGTGAGCGAGTGA
- a CDS encoding 3-oxoacid CoA-transferase subunit B encodes MTYTDTSTQVVGRTRDEIARAVAADLADGYTVNLGVGIPLAIPRFIPEGVTVFLQSENGVLGLGPHPGAGNEDPDLTDAGKQPASLITGAAIVDSATSFAIIRGGHLDATILGALQVAENGDLANWYVPGRNPAVGGAMDLVAGVPRVWVCMEHVDRSGRPKLVRECSFPLTGHQVVTRVYTDLATFHFEDGTLVLKELAPGVTSEYVRERTEAAYVEDLAR; translated from the coding sequence ATGACGTACACCGACACCAGCACACAGGTCGTGGGACGCACACGCGACGAGATCGCGCGCGCGGTCGCCGCGGACCTCGCCGACGGCTACACCGTCAACCTCGGCGTGGGCATCCCGCTCGCGATCCCGCGCTTCATCCCCGAGGGGGTGACGGTGTTCCTGCAGTCCGAGAACGGCGTGCTGGGACTCGGCCCGCACCCGGGCGCGGGCAACGAGGACCCGGATCTGACGGATGCCGGCAAGCAGCCCGCGAGCCTCATCACCGGCGCGGCGATCGTCGACTCCGCGACGTCGTTCGCGATCATCCGCGGCGGGCATCTCGACGCCACGATCCTCGGCGCGCTGCAGGTGGCCGAGAACGGCGACCTCGCGAACTGGTACGTGCCGGGCCGCAACCCCGCGGTCGGCGGCGCGATGGATCTCGTCGCGGGAGTGCCGCGCGTGTGGGTGTGCATGGAGCACGTCGACCGGTCGGGGCGCCCGAAGCTCGTGCGCGAGTGCAGCTTCCCCCTCACGGGACACCAGGTCGTGACGCGCGTCTACACCGACCTCGCGACCTTCCACTTCGAGGACGGGACGCTCGTGCTGAAGGAGCTCGCCCCCGGCGTCACGTCGGAGTACGTGCGCGAGCGCACCGAGGCCGCCTACGTCGAGGACCTCGCCCGATGA
- a CDS encoding IclR family transcriptional regulator encodes MTAAQRVLAILEVFDQDHLVLTLSEISRRAGLSLSTTHRLVGELRDWGALERSSDGRYAIGMRILELGSLEPQGLRLREIALPFLGDLQAATNANVHLAVRDGHDVVYVESLRARGGAPVLSRLGGRWPLHATGTGLVLLAHATPEFREEVLATKLQGFTPRTITNPDELRRVLADVRRTGVAIVEDSITTDALAVAVPVRGPRDRIIAAIGVTVHPGAANAHAALPALSATARAISRGLGAPSAMGRPPAAA; translated from the coding sequence ATGACAGCCGCCCAACGCGTTCTCGCGATCCTCGAGGTGTTCGACCAGGATCACCTCGTGCTCACGCTGAGCGAGATCAGCCGACGCGCGGGCCTGAGCCTGAGCACGACGCACCGCCTGGTCGGCGAGCTCCGCGACTGGGGCGCGCTGGAGCGCTCCAGCGACGGGCGCTACGCGATCGGCATGCGCATCCTCGAGCTCGGGTCGCTCGAGCCGCAGGGTCTCCGCCTGCGCGAGATCGCGCTCCCCTTCCTCGGCGACCTCCAGGCGGCGACGAACGCCAACGTGCACCTCGCCGTGCGCGACGGCCACGACGTCGTGTACGTCGAGTCGCTGCGGGCGCGCGGCGGTGCGCCCGTGCTCAGCCGCCTCGGCGGCCGCTGGCCGCTGCACGCGACGGGAACGGGCCTCGTGCTGCTTGCGCACGCGACGCCGGAGTTCCGCGAAGAGGTGCTCGCGACCAAGCTCCAGGGGTTCACGCCCCGCACCATCACGAACCCCGACGAGCTGCGGCGCGTGCTCGCCGACGTGCGCCGCACGGGCGTCGCGATCGTCGAGGACTCGATCACGACCGACGCTCTCGCCGTCGCGGTGCCCGTGCGCGGGCCGCGCGACCGCATCATCGCGGCGATCGGCGTGACGGTGCATCCGGGTGCCGCCAACGCGCACGCGGCCCTGCCGGCGCTCTCGGCGACCGCGCGGGCGATCTCGCGCGGCCTCGGCGCTCCGTCGGCCATGGGCCGTCCGCCCGCCGCCGCCTGA
- the modA gene encoding molybdate ABC transporter substrate-binding protein has product MRIRRRLAVAGVAASVVALLTACASTAQDPGAPTAQPSEPAQPAFEGELTIFAAASLKSAFDELAVAFEAANPGVDVLPIVYDGSSTLVAQLIEGASADVFASADENNMQKSVDAGLAADPQLFATNTLVVAVPEGNPGGVEDLSDLADDGITVVLCAPEVPCGAASQRLLESAGVSVSPASYEQNVTAVLTKVAAGEADAGLVYATDVKADPDVDSFVPEGAADVVNQYPIVALDDAANPEAAAAFVAFVLGPEGQAVLAEHGFGAP; this is encoded by the coding sequence ATGCGCATTCGTCGAAGGCTCGCTGTCGCCGGGGTCGCGGCATCCGTCGTCGCCCTTCTCACCGCGTGCGCGTCGACCGCGCAGGATCCGGGCGCGCCCACCGCGCAGCCGAGCGAGCCTGCGCAGCCCGCCTTCGAGGGAGAGCTCACGATCTTCGCGGCGGCGTCGCTCAAGAGTGCGTTCGACGAGCTCGCGGTCGCGTTCGAAGCCGCGAACCCGGGCGTCGACGTGCTGCCGATCGTCTACGACGGATCGAGCACGCTCGTGGCGCAGCTCATCGAGGGCGCGTCCGCCGACGTGTTCGCCTCGGCCGACGAGAACAACATGCAGAAGTCCGTCGATGCAGGTCTCGCCGCGGATCCTCAGCTGTTCGCGACGAACACGCTCGTCGTCGCGGTGCCGGAAGGCAACCCCGGCGGAGTCGAAGACCTCTCCGACCTCGCCGACGACGGCATCACCGTCGTGCTGTGTGCGCCGGAGGTGCCGTGCGGTGCCGCGTCGCAGAGGCTGCTCGAGAGCGCGGGCGTCTCGGTCTCACCGGCCAGCTACGAGCAGAACGTGACGGCCGTGCTCACGAAGGTCGCCGCGGGCGAGGCGGATGCCGGGCTCGTGTACGCGACCGATGTCAAGGCGGACCCCGACGTGGACAGCTTCGTCCCCGAGGGCGCCGCCGACGTCGTCAACCAGTACCCGATCGTCGCGCTCGACGACGCGGCGAACCCTGAGGCGGCGGCCGCGTTCGTCGCCTTCGTCCTCGGACCGGAGGGGCAGGCGGTCCTCGCGGAACATGGCTTCGGCGCTCCCTGA
- a CDS encoding amidohydrolase family protein, whose protein sequence is MTGAIDVENLVAIDVHTHVHRSTAKPDVEHSGNEAMGEYFKIGTMPTYTVPELAEYYRERSMAAVVFTVDSVSQSGDDPEPANEEVAQLAAAHSDVLIPFASVDPARGAAGVRLARRLIEEYGVRGFKFHPSVQAFYPNDRSAYPLFELIQEHGLVALFHTGQTGVGAGQRGGGGIRVKYANPLHLDDVAADFPDMDIVLAHPSFPWQDEALSVATHKPRVYIDLSGWSPRYFPPQLVQYANTLLREKVLFGSDFPVITPERWMSDFERLEIKPEVRPLILKENAARLFGLRNGTNAEKG, encoded by the coding sequence ATGACCGGCGCGATCGATGTCGAGAACCTCGTCGCGATCGACGTGCACACGCACGTGCACCGCTCGACGGCAAAGCCGGATGTCGAGCACTCCGGCAACGAGGCGATGGGCGAGTACTTCAAGATCGGCACGATGCCGACCTACACCGTGCCCGAGCTCGCCGAGTACTACCGCGAGCGCTCGATGGCGGCGGTCGTCTTCACGGTCGACAGCGTGTCCCAGAGCGGCGACGATCCCGAGCCGGCGAACGAGGAGGTCGCGCAGCTCGCCGCCGCGCACTCCGACGTGCTCATCCCGTTCGCGAGCGTCGATCCCGCGCGCGGCGCGGCGGGGGTTCGGCTCGCGCGGCGCCTCATCGAGGAGTACGGCGTGCGCGGGTTCAAGTTCCACCCGAGCGTGCAGGCCTTCTACCCGAACGACCGGTCGGCGTATCCGCTGTTCGAGCTGATCCAGGAGCACGGGCTCGTCGCCCTCTTCCACACCGGCCAGACGGGCGTCGGCGCGGGGCAGCGCGGCGGTGGCGGCATCCGCGTCAAGTACGCGAACCCGCTCCACCTCGACGACGTGGCAGCCGACTTCCCCGACATGGACATCGTGCTGGCGCATCCGTCGTTCCCGTGGCAGGACGAGGCGCTGTCCGTCGCGACGCACAAGCCGCGCGTGTACATCGACCTCTCGGGATGGTCGCCCAGGTACTTCCCGCCGCAGCTCGTGCAGTACGCGAACACGCTGCTGCGCGAGAAGGTGCTGTTCGGCTCGGACTTCCCCGTCATCACGCCGGAGCGCTGGATGTCGGACTTCGAGCGGCTCGAGATCAAGCCCGAGGTGCGGCCGCTCATTCTGAAGGAGAACGCGGCGCGGCTGTTCGGGCTGCGCAACGGCACGAACGCCGAGAAAGGCTGA
- a CDS encoding ThiF family adenylyltransferase → MSLPPLVEPVDALSDAERIRTARHRSLIPLGEVGQRRLRAAHVAIMGAGGLGSPVVLALAAAGVGTLTVIDDDDVELTNLQRQIVHRLSDVGSPKVASAVRAAADLSPETVVVPVREHLTRENGAELLRGADLVIDGTDTFETRENGAAATEELGVPLVWGSVQGFDAQVTVFWSQPPAGTAAVRLSDVYPPGSVGELPTCAMVGVLGALCIQVGSLLAIEAVKLITGIGEPLLGRMLVIDGLRGRQSEIAIRASTATPRTIPAAPAPAAPIPHVDAIPAGAVVVDVREPFETTQGTIPGARLIPLAQLLEDPGALRGSPPIVVVCQVGVRARRAAQALREAGVEASVLTGGMDAWSSLERSTA, encoded by the coding sequence ATGAGCCTGCCTCCGCTGGTCGAGCCCGTCGACGCGCTCAGCGACGCCGAGCGCATCCGCACGGCGCGGCACCGCAGCCTGATCCCGCTCGGCGAGGTCGGGCAGCGACGCCTGCGCGCCGCGCACGTCGCGATCATGGGCGCGGGCGGCCTCGGTTCGCCTGTGGTGCTCGCCCTCGCGGCCGCGGGCGTCGGCACGCTCACCGTCATCGACGACGACGACGTCGAGCTCACGAACCTCCAGCGGCAGATCGTCCATCGCCTGTCCGACGTCGGCAGCCCCAAGGTCGCCAGCGCCGTGCGTGCGGCCGCCGACCTCTCGCCCGAGACCGTCGTCGTGCCCGTGCGCGAGCACCTCACGCGCGAGAACGGCGCCGAGCTGCTGCGCGGGGCCGACCTCGTGATCGACGGCACCGACACGTTCGAGACGCGCGAGAACGGCGCCGCCGCGACCGAAGAGCTCGGCGTTCCGCTCGTGTGGGGCTCCGTCCAGGGCTTCGACGCCCAGGTCACGGTGTTCTGGTCGCAGCCGCCCGCCGGCACGGCGGCCGTGCGCCTGTCGGACGTGTACCCGCCCGGAAGCGTCGGCGAGCTCCCGACGTGCGCGATGGTCGGCGTCCTCGGGGCCCTGTGCATCCAGGTCGGCTCGCTCCTCGCGATCGAGGCGGTCAAGCTCATCACCGGCATCGGCGAGCCGCTGCTCGGACGGATGCTCGTGATCGACGGGCTCCGCGGCAGGCAGAGCGAGATCGCCATCCGCGCCTCCACCGCGACTCCCCGGACCATTCCCGCTGCGCCCGCGCCCGCGGCGCCGATCCCGCACGTCGACGCGATCCCCGCCGGCGCCGTGGTCGTCGACGTGCGCGAGCCCTTCGAGACCACCCAGGGCACGATACCCGGGGCTCGCCTCATCCCATTGGCGCAGCTGCTCGAAGACCCGGGAGCACTGCGCGGCTCGCCACCCATCGTGGTCGTGTGCCAGGTGGGCGTGCGCGCGCGGCGCGCGGCACAGGCCCTGCGCGAGGCGGGGGTCGAGGCATCCGTCCTCACCGGCGGCATGGACGCATGGTCCTCGCTCGAGCGGAGCACCGCGTGA